A part of Corynebacterium afermentans subsp. lipophilum genomic DNA contains:
- a CDS encoding electron transfer flavoprotein subunit beta/FixA family protein, which yields MRIAVLLKEVPDTYSDREMNLQTGLTDRSGDVVADEVSERAVEAALRIAEAGEDVEVEILSVGPESSADSVRRGIAMGASEAYIVSDDALAGADATLTGEVLAKLVDKQGYDLVIAGAESSDGGTGVIAPFMAELLDWPVLTNLTELTLEGDTVRATQASDAATAQLEAQLPAVVSVADEFADPRFPNFKGLMAAKKKELRTVTLAELGVDPEDFTHPRAIMTSIERRPERERGEIIDGNSTAAARLVDFLESKNLI from the coding sequence GTGCGCATTGCAGTGCTGCTGAAAGAAGTGCCGGACACGTACAGTGACCGCGAAATGAACCTTCAGACAGGTTTGACGGACCGCTCCGGCGACGTCGTCGCCGACGAGGTCAGCGAACGCGCCGTCGAAGCCGCGCTGCGCATCGCCGAAGCGGGCGAAGACGTCGAGGTGGAGATCTTAAGCGTCGGCCCGGAGTCCTCCGCCGATTCGGTGCGCCGCGGCATCGCTATGGGCGCGAGCGAGGCCTATATCGTCTCCGACGACGCACTCGCAGGCGCGGATGCGACGTTGACTGGTGAGGTGTTGGCGAAGCTCGTCGATAAGCAGGGCTACGACCTTGTCATCGCAGGCGCCGAGTCTTCCGACGGCGGCACCGGCGTCATCGCCCCCTTCATGGCCGAGCTGTTGGACTGGCCGGTGCTGACCAACCTCACCGAGCTAACGCTCGAGGGCGACACCGTGCGTGCCACCCAGGCTTCCGACGCCGCCACCGCCCAGCTTGAGGCCCAGCTGCCGGCCGTGGTGTCCGTGGCCGACGAGTTCGCGGACCCGCGCTTCCCCAACTTCAAGGGCCTGATGGCCGCGAAGAAGAAGGAGCTGCGCACCGTCACCCTCGCCGAGCTCGGCGTGGACCCGGAGGACTTCACGCATCCGCGCGCCATCATGACCAGCATCGAGCGCCGCCCGGAGCGCGAGCGCGGCGAGATCATCGACGGCAATTCCACCGCCGCGGCCCGCCTGGTGGACTTCCTCGAATCCAAAAACCTCATCTAA